The following is a genomic window from Onthophagus taurus isolate NC chromosome 1, IU_Otau_3.0, whole genome shotgun sequence.
ATTTGTCAATCTGTTTACTTATGAGCAAGATATATGTTGAtggcaaaaatttttttttcggatCTTAGTGTTGAAACAGATTTTATCTAGATACtgtattttaaagataaaaacaaacttaATTTACTAAAGAATTTCAGGAATTATTTCTCGAATGTTTTTGCAACTTTCTTATTGttagaaataagaaaagaagGATATTGCATAATAATCTtaaagattttgttttttcgtcGAAAAAGATATATCCAGGATgtttgaaagaaattaaattatgtatGATTATCTTCTTAACGGATTATGgtatagaaatatttttaaaaaaactatattcAATAGTAATTTAATTAGGTATTTCAATGAGTTGTTTTCGAACATCCGACATAAATTGCTTGCATCCCAAACGCAACTAATTGACGGAGATCGAGTAATTTGCATATCCTTATTCACTCGAAGCAAACCTTACAATCGAATcgacttttaaaatttacttgcAACCATCTGTTTGTCGAATAAAATGCTTCGTAAAATAATCTCCGGTGAATCTCTTAAAAGATAGTGGATAACCAAGTCGAGTAAACTGTACAACTGAGACTACAATGCCCACTTTATTATACTTACCTAGACAGGCATCCGCATCTACGAATCTATGCATCATAAAACAAAATCTCAATATATATTCATAGGGTATATTAGATACACCTTTATGAGATTATAATGAAACTCAGCGGGCGCGCGTAAGTTTCACGACCTTCATACATTTTTATCACCCTATCATTAAAGTTTATGATCGTGAATTTTACGAAATCCATTCAAATTCTTATCATCTTTTCTTAAATATCAcggaaaattttgtatttgtacTCGTTGATTTTGCACAGCTAAGAACGGACGCCGATGAGCTAATTGTTCGATTCAATGGTGTAGGAGGTGGAGGTGTTGTAGGTACATTTTCATCTTTCATATATTTTCGACGTAATATATCGATTAGAATTGACTCAAGAGCAATTAACCTATAAATAAAGTGcgtaaaatttatatttattttggtATTTCGATTAACTTACGCATCATCaacaaatgtttttttatcaatagCAATGAGTGGATTCTCCAACAACTCTTCTTTAACCATACATACCCCTATAGATTTCATGCctaatacaaaataaagatGTTAAGATTGCACAGATCTGCAAGGTTTTATTGTTGGTCAGCTGAGAGTCATTTCCGAAGTAATTTTCTGCGTAGAATCACAATCTTAGCTCTGAATTAAGCCATCGCGTCAAGATTTTGAGATGTCTTTGAATCTGACGATATTCCTCTAATTTCACCACATTtggaacaacaaaattaatgacGATTGATGATGAAGGTTCTAACTTTCTGCCGGTTCAATATGATCACACGATTTGGTCAGGGATTTAGGTTTACCTAAGATAAATCTGAACTGCTAGGTTCACGACTAAAAGAGAGAAATCTTTTTGCTCTTGGAACTCTCTTTTCTTGGTACCCTCGTGCAAAAATGTGAACTGTTGTATGACTCTGCCAATTGGAGGTTGTTTATTGATTTCTTTAAGAGAACTTTGAAAGCAGTTTTGCTGCATAACTCCAATAAATGTGCATGAAATTTGTAACATCAGCGTGAAGTTGTACAATTTGCACTCCCATTTACATTGGTTTCCTGACAATTTAGGTGATGTTAGCGAAGAGCAAGGAGAGCGTTTTCATcaggatataaaaaaaattgaaagactGTATCAGGGAACGTGGTTCATATCTATGCTAGCCGACTATTGCTGCTTACTTCAGCGTTATGAGTCGCATGATTAACATAAGAGGCGATCTGGCACAAGATCCATGGAGCACAAGCAAaaggaattcaaaaaaagttaaatagaatacaaaatttgaagtGGAGTGTCACCCGCATCTGACAGTATTGAATAATCGTATAGCACCATACGAGAGCGCATTTTGAAGGATAAGGATAGTATTATATGATGAAATAGATAAAATATAGCAAAATAATATTGTGCGTCTCACACATAATTTCAAAAGCAACCAAAGAACTCATGTTTCTTGTACATAACcttaaatatctcaaaatccaGACGTGATGGTCCAATTCTCCTCGGATTCTGATTCTACGCACAAAATTACTTCGGAAATGATCATCAGCCATCTAACAACAATCAACACCTCTTTTTTGCGGATTTGTATAGTACTTGCAAATTGAGCTCAGTAATTAATTACCTGCTTTATACTGTTCTAAATCAATATATCCAGACCCCATTCTAtccatcattttaaaaagtgcCTCTAAAagataaacattaaaaatcaataatttaatcCAAATAAGTTATTACACACCAAGATGTTTCTTTTGATAAAGCAATGGAGGCATAGTTAATCCAGTTCTAAATGAAAGACAATTATCTAATAAATCCAACAAAAACTGTATTggattttctaaaatatacaacaaaattatatttataattgtcgtaaaaaaattgtcgtaCCGGGTAAAGCACTTAATAAATGCGCAATAAGGAATTGGTACAATTCAAATATTCTATGTAatctcaaatatttttgtgctACAACCATGGCAAGAGATACGCATTgaggtttttctttttgtacgGAAATGTCTGATATCATTACACTTTCCATAACAGCATGTTCAAGTGCTTCTTGTTCTTCTATGATTCCCGAAAGTGATTTAAAGTAATCTTTCATGCCGAATTTGGATTTAGATTCTGAAATAGATGGGCTAGACAAAGAGGAGTTGGTGTTGGACGATAATGATGTGGAAAATCTCGTCGAATGAGAGCGACTTGAGTCGTATTCCTCGACTGTTTGGTTTTTCCTGTATAACtcaattaatcttttttcttctaacGTTACAGCTTTATCTAAAGATTCTGATCGTCTGAATAGAAACGGTTTATTAAGGATGGACGAGTagcttttattgtttttggacTTTTGGAcatcttctttatttaaatgttgatGTTTAAATTTTGGAAAGTCATATTCAGAAAGTTGGTATTTTGTAGAAGAATTAGTAGGTCCGTTATGACATTGTGGTGAACATTCTAATTTTTGCGACTGCATCACAACATTCTTTACAACACCAAATTCCCTAACAGAATTTGTAACGTTtcttttcgagatatttgatttaaatgatGGGGTTGCGCATGAATCGACCTCCTCTGAAATTGGTTCTAAAATTGGCTataatgttaaatattaaaaattgtatcaataaatatgaaataacttACTGCGTCCATTTTGtccattaattttgattcaataaaaacataaaataaaaaaaatcataaacataaaatacgaagaaaataaattattcaacaaaaaacatgaataaaatatgacaaaaaaaatgattaatgacaaataatttattacgtCAATTAAGTACATAtacgaattaaaaaaagttttctttattaaaaaaatgaggttataaaattttaagttttacaCAAGGCCGGTACTTTTAACTACTCTTGTGCCTTGACCACCAGGAACTAAATGTGCTAATGTTGGTGGTGGCGTTGTTAATGGTGCGATATTTGCacctttcgggttaagccaaCGACGTTTCAGTAgctcatttaataaattcactAAATTATCAtaactaaaagttattaattccAAAGTATTTCAATTATTTGACAACAATTGAGTTTTTAGACTTACGCTTCTTCTATAAACGTTTCTTTTGCTACCATACTGTCTCTGATTAAGTAAGGATAACAGGGATCACGTTTCATATCAGGGTTTGGATTAATCGTGCAAACACCTAAGGTTTTCATTcctaaaaaacaatttctgtTAATCAGTTAAACAGTTTCGGTtaattttgcgatttttattatttctgaaatcaattttaactgGAATAATCTGAACAGTGTCTTGATTTAAGTTTACTATATCTCAATCACTCAATAGCTAAAAAGTCATGCTATTTAACCTTGGAGCGTGGTCTATTCGGCCCCAGGCGCTATATAATGTCTCATTTCAGTAACTTCTTAATGTACTACTTGTTACACAATGACACCACTAGTTTACTTAGTTTCTTTTCTAATCTACATCTTTTCGTGTTTCTGAAAAGCACCGAAACACCTTTATTGATTGCAATAATAAAAGTGTATAATAAAAGGCACTTTTaggtttaatatatttaactaGATGTTTGAAGGATCACATATTAAACAGAGAACCGCTGAGTTGTGGGCCAGAGATGGCAGTGAAATTGAGATGTTTATGAACAAGCTCGAAGTTATTAGGTTATTACCTTCTACAACCTTCTATTACTTTCTACCATTAAGGGTGACGTGGATACTGTCGATGAATTCTGTAACACCTACAATGTGGCTCAGAATATCAAAACTTTGGCCAGCAGGTGCACTAGTGAATGTGGCAGGTATTAATTCTCAAATTAATTACACAGCGGATAATCGGCTGGTTAATATACTTCGAAGAATATATCTAAAACGATTGGCAGTTGAATTTGTAGATTTGCAATTGAAAAGTCGTTcaataatagaaaatatttcacCTCCAATCCGTCAAGAAGTGGTGGGAACATCACTTAATATTTCTAGAGAAGATCTAAAGTACCAGTTACTATAGTTACTATAAAACGGTGTTTTTGtgcaaaaattataaaaagtcgTTTTTTTGCAAATAACATTTGTGTTTATCGCatgcaaaaattgtttatagcCTTTGCACTGGCATATTAGTGTTTAGGTTTGAAGCAAAATCAAGACTACTTTCATGTAGCATAAAAGTCATCATATAAATGCATTAAATCTGATTTAGGGCTTGATAGTGACTGAAATGGAGATGCTGCATCTCGTGAGGAGAAGAACAGAACAGGACAGATTAATTAGACATTGTAGAGTATTAACGTCAAGCTGAAATAGGTGAGATTGAAGAAAATACTTTGTGACTGACCTCCGTAATAAATGCAAATCAATAATTAGATTTCCAccctattttaaattttaaaacattttcgagCGGTTCCTTAATAATGTATGGTGGTACCATAAGCATCATTATGCTAAAATATTTCCtttgaaataaactttatgatttatattacataaatttaaaaaaatattcagtCAGAAATCGTTATGACAGAAATCAGAAAATTATTCTTTCCTTCTTACATTATTCTCCACATTCAAGAGACTTCGAACTGGTCCCAACATAAACTTTAACTATaagaagaaatgtttgaataGTTGATTCTAAAAAGGATATCGTTCCAATAGCTTTGAACtgaaaaaatggaatttacgttttacgtaaaaataatgaaatcaATGAAAGTAACTTTCttccaaatttttaaattgatactTAATGGCCCTAGTTAGTTATAAGAAAGTGTAGAATTATTGAAAGTCattagctttgttcgttgggactgcactactctgcacgacatggcactcgtatgacgtcatagtgcaatgaagtgtaagtcagtgcaatgtcatgtcaacttagtgcaggtcagaaaagtgtataaaccgtggtcccaacgaacagatttttataaaaaaagtgtataatatttgaaatggacGAACAGGAGATTGTCAGCGAAATACTCGTGGAAAATGAAATGATcgcagaatgtttttttagtagcgtttttttagtatacatcaattattattattattttttatttttttaaattattagcGAAATATATGTTCTATACCAAACTACTAACCCTTATTAGTTCTTTCAAAAGTACTACTAAACGTATAAAGAAATCACATgctaaattgcaccaaaattgATAAGCAGtacttgcaaaaaaaaaatttggggtggtgagggtagttaaccccagccacccctaaatgagaaaaaacatataatattttgtgcaaaaaacacataaatgtactataagtgtatttaatgccgccaaaatcgatagggtagtttttaaattataccaAAAAAGTAGGGGTAGTTTTCTACTGCCTCTACTGGGATTGAATATACTGTGTTctctaatacaacaaatattaattattataaggttttatttcttaatatttaatataaatataatatacaaaACACGTTTTCAAATATTCCGCCATTTTAGTTACACTAAAACGTGTtttgtatattatatttatattaaatattaagaaataaaaccttataataattaatatttgttgtattagagAACACAGTATATTCAATCCCAGTAGAGGCAGTAGAAAACTACCCctacttttttggaataatttaaaaactaccctatcgattttggcggcattaaatACACTTATAGTACATTTATGTGTTTTTTGCACAAAATATTATgtgttttttctcatttaggggtggctggggttaactaccctcaccaccccaaatttttttttgcaagtaCTGCTTATcaattttggtgcaatttagcATGTGATTTCTTTATACGTTTAGTAGTACTTTTGAAAGAACTAATAAGGGTTAGTAGTTTGGTATAGAACATATATTTcgctaataattgaaaaaaataaaaaataataataataattgatgaatactaaaaaaacgctactaaaaaaacattctgcgataatttcattttccacgAGTATTTCGCTGACAATCTCCTGTTCgtccatttcaaatattatacactttttttataaaaatctgttcgttgggaccacggtttatacacttttctgacctgcactaagttgacatgacattgcactgacttacacttcattgcactatgacgtcatacgagtGCCATGTCATGcagagtagtgcagtcccaacgaacaaagctttaatcgaaagcaggtgcaacaaaatctgcactaACTTGCACCGGCTGCACTAAATTGCACTGCACCTGGCCCAACGAACAGTATGAGTGCAAGTGCACTATCCCCAACGAACACACAACATCTACACTAAACTGCATAGTGCAAGTGAGtgcaagtagtgcagtcccaacgaacaaagctattTAATGTTATCGATTTTGCACTCAATTTGACATAGCTAATAAATTCATgaaatataagtttttttgcaaaactgttttattaaaagaacgtcgaaataataatacaatactATCACAATATATCTAGCTCAACTCCACAACAAACTCACTCTCATTATTTTTGAACTTCATATGAATAATCCATCTATGAACTCCCTGGTTTGGACATATTCCTTTAGTTC
Proteins encoded in this region:
- the LOC111422401 gene encoding uncharacterized protein; amino-acid sequence: MDKMDAPILEPISEEVDSCATPSFKSNISKRNVTNSVREFGVVKNVVMQSQKLECSPQCHNGPTNSSTKYQLSEYDFPKFKHQHLNKEDVQKSKNNKSYSSILNKPFLFRRSESLDKAVTLEEKRLIELYRKNQTVEEYDSSRSHSTRFSTSLSSNTNSSLSSPSISESKSKFGMKDYFKSLSGIIEEQEALEHAVMESVMISDISVQKEKPQCVSLAMVVAQKYLRLHRIFELYQFLIAHLLSALPENPIQFLLDLLDNCLSFRTGLTMPPLLYQKKHLEALFKMMDRMGSGYIDLEQYKAGMKSIGVCMVKEELLENPLIAIDKKTFVDDALIALESILIDILRRKYMKDENVPTTPPPPTPLNRTISSSASVLSCAKSTSTNTKFSVIFKKR